Genomic DNA from Alkalihalobacterium alkalinitrilicum:
TCGATCTTAGCATTAATCTTAATTTTAAGTTATTTCGGGATCACTTCTTTAAACAGTCCGATTGAAATAGGTGTTTTGTATGCATTTGTAAATTACTTAGACCGCTTCTTTGAACCAGTCAATCAACTGATGATGCGTCTTTCATTGTTCCAACAAGCGATCGTTTCTGCTGGTAGGGTCTTTAAACTATTAGACCATGATGAACTAGCGCCTTCACAAGTAGGAAATAGTCAGTCAAAGATTACTAAGGGTGAGATTGAGTTTAAGAACGTAACCTTCTCATATGATGGAAAAACAGATGTTTTAAAAGATATTTCGTTTAAAGTCAAAGAAGGGGAAACACTTGCGCTCGTAGGTCATACTGGCAGTGGTAAAAGTTCAATTATTAACATTTTAATGCGGTTTTACAACCTGAAAAGTGGGGGAATTCTTATAGATGGTCAACCACTTCAGTCTTTTTCAGATGAAGAGTTACGAAGCCGTCTTGGATTAGTATTACAAGACCCATTTATTTACACAGGTGATATTAAATCGAATATACGATTATTTCATGATCATATTAGTGATGAACAAGTGAAAGATGCAGCTCAATTTGTTCATGCTGATTCGTTTATTAAAAACCTACCAAAAGGTTATGATACAGAAGTGGCGGAACGTGGTTCTACATTATCGAGTGGCCAAAGGCAACTGTTATCTTTTGCAAGGACGATGGCGATTAACCCCAAAATATTAATATTGGATGAAGCAACTGCAAGTGTTGATACGGAAACGGAAGAAGCGATACAAATCGCTTTAGAAAAAATGCGCAAAGGAAGAACTACGATTGCGATTGCCCACAGGCTGTCAACCATTAAAGATGCGGATCATATTATCGTTCTCCATCAAGGAGAGATTGTCGAACAAGGGAATCATGAAGAATTACTGAACCAATCAGGTCTATACCATAAAATGTACTTACTACAACAAGGAGTTACAGAAGAAGTGAATGTATCGTAAATAAAAAAAGCCTTAACTCTTTGTTTATGTAGGAGTTAAGGCTTTTCTAATTCTTGTACTCTCTCATTCTCATGTCTGATTTGATCATAGAAGTTTAACAGTTTATCTAGTTCTTGACTTTTTTTTACTGCAATAGGAGAACTTAATCCGTAAATTAGTCCTATCGTTACTAACTTATTTCGTTGTTCTTCTATTGTTGAAAGTATATCTGCGTCTTTATCCATGATGTTCTCCTTTGTTTTACATCTATTAAAAATTATACAAAAAACTGGATGAAACCTCAACTAGTTGCTAGAATATTACATAATTAATTGTAAATAATATACAAGAATAACAGTTTAGATAAAAAAGTAGGCGATGATGTTATTGGAGCAACGATTAATACCCATGGAAGTTTGCAATTAAAAGCGACAAAAGTAGGTAAAAATTCAACGCTTGCACAAATTGTAAAAATAGTAGAAGAAGCTCAAACATCAAAAGCTCCTATTCTAAGAATGGTTGATGTTATTTCTGGTTATTTTGTTCCAATGGCGTTTGGAATAGCTGTATTTTCCTTTGTATTATGGTACTTTATCTTAGGAACAAGTTTTGAAGTAGCGCTGATTAATTTTACAGCTGTTTTAGTAATTGCCTGTCCGTGTGCATTAGGATTAGCAACACCAACATCAATCATGGTTGGTACAG
This window encodes:
- a CDS encoding ABC transporter ATP-binding protein, which produces MQHKDRVLSSKEQRAVFKRLLAYTRPHIKTMTFAFVLLILATGADIVGPILVKIFIDDYLTPRVFEFRALLILAGTYIILHLSAVILNYIQLFTFQKIALRIIQQMRIDVFSKVQKLGLSFFDRTPAGGLVSRITNDSESIKDLYVTVLATFVQNIIFLFGIFIAMFYLNAQLAFFCLFLLPILFLLMQMYRKFSSRFYAEMSEKLSQLNAKLNESIQGMSIIQLFRQERRMRKEFKDINDQHQRAWMKSMKLDGLLLRPAVDFVSILALILILSYFGITSLNSPIEIGVLYAFVNYLDRFFEPVNQLMMRLSLFQQAIVSAGRVFKLLDHDELAPSQVGNSQSKITKGEIEFKNVTFSYDGKTDVLKDISFKVKEGETLALVGHTGSGKSSIINILMRFYNLKSGGILIDGQPLQSFSDEELRSRLGLVLQDPFIYTGDIKSNIRLFHDHISDEQVKDAAQFVHADSFIKNLPKGYDTEVAERGSTLSSGQRQLLSFARTMAINPKILILDEATASVDTETEEAIQIALEKMRKGRTTIAIAHRLSTIKDADHIIVLHQGEIVEQGNHEELLNQSGLYHKMYLLQQGVTEEVNVS
- a CDS encoding aspartyl-phosphate phosphatase Spo0E family protein; amino-acid sequence: MDKDADILSTIEEQRNKLVTIGLIYGLSSPIAVKKSQELDKLLNFYDQIRHENERVQELEKP